In Rhopalosiphum padi isolate XX-2018 chromosome 3, ASM2088224v1, whole genome shotgun sequence, the genomic stretch ATTGGTACAAAGTTCTAttactaaatgtaataaaaaatatcttagcTCACTTTCAAGATTGAAAATGTAAAGATAATTATTGGCAGTAGCAGtagtataaagtaattatttaggtattcgAAGAAACGTGCATGTAAAAGTAATTACCCATACCTATTTCAGTTAGACTAGTGCCAACCCAATTTTTCAAGTagattaataggtaggtactagaaCAACGTACTAAAATCAGTAAAATCACAatgttaaagattaaaataaataaataacaataaacatatatacacatcattgtaagataaatacgttttttatttatttcatatagaaTCTAACAGATTAACAGATGATCATAATTTGATAACTATTTATgtcagtattaatttttttcttaaaataataataaaaatattatttttttaggataGATTATTAAACTATGAAGCAATTAAATTGATATCGAAAGATATTGTTAGATTCTGCATCGATTCAACTGAATTggcaaacaattttgaaatatgtaaacaatttaaagaatataaaacaaaaaatgaaagtaaatatattatgattgctATTTTTATgactgatatattatgtaagaaaaatatctTAAGatgaatttgttaatattaatttaagaacaCTTGTTTCATGCAAAGTCAATGTAAAAATcagtagtaaaatattaattaatttaacttatttttattaaatgctaTTTGACTACATTTTTATGCAATACATAGTTATTGAACTGTATCATAAATTCAGCATAACTAAATCAATAGCTATTCTTTATATACTTCACCTActcaattaaattactttattattgacCTACTATGTATTTTCAGAtttaatgtcaaaaataattcCCAAATTACATATTctacataaattacaaaatataccaaaagaaaaatttatagaAGACCTTCATACagtaagatttataaaaatataatttactttaaactttaaatgtagAAACTTTGGTTTATGATGAAGTATAGTATTATTGCTGCCACAAATGTCatgatatattactatttttttttcattttttcaggAATTAAATAAGGATAATTATATGATTCAACAGGacgtattacatttaattatgaatGCGGCTATAGATATCGACACAAAATCAAACAATTAtgaaacaaatattgaaaatgttaagcTTGGTATATACCAACtgcaatattatactatcttaATCATTCAATTATTGCTATCAATTTAAATGATTCATATtagaattaaacaattaaatagttaatatactaTGACTATAACTGTATATAATTGCGGATATACTTAAGTAGTTAGTACCTCTTTCCCCACTATCTCCATGTAACGCCcattaaaatatgcaaactaaatttaaaacatgaatatatattaattcataatttgctttagctgttttttatttatacattcataataaacgattcaatgtattttaataaacatttaatactaaacaattttacctaacctaatataagtattgtaaatatagctttataatattaaatttaaacatatattgtttttatttttaagcaatcCGGTTACTTAATAGTTACGTCAAAGGTCAAAAAAAAATCCTCAGTAATACAAGAAAGTGTGAACAAGAGAATTTGGAAATAACTAATGAAATGGCTAATGAAAAACCTAAAGAAACTATTGACGAAAAAACTAAAGTAACTGATGAGGACAATACTGAAAAAACTGATGAGGAAAATCTTGAAAAAAAggaatccataaaaattaattatgatgaGGAatctacaacaaaatatttaacggCTCAAAGAATCAATAATCTTTTTATTGCCTATAAATGGTTAATAGAACTGAATGGAGTTCTTAGTAATAATTCACAATCTGATATATATCAAAATGGTTTATTAAATGCTATAGAAGatgcaaataatttaatgataaagtaTAAATCTGTTTCCGATAGTATACAATTAAACGTagatgaacattttatttatctaaaagcTAAACAAAAGATCAAAGTAATTAGTCTTACaatgttcaatttattttttcataacactaaaatattgagaaatgttatgttatttgaattactttataataatatgtgacctGGGAATTTGGATCATAACTCGAATATCAAATTCAGCAATATCTACgtaatacattttctaaaacAAACTGTAGTAGTAATAAAGATTCCCCGCGCACACATTCACACATTTCTTTCATGAGTTTGATTCAATAAATGTTCACGACAttcaatagaaatataatacctaaattaaaatcttaaatattatattatattactaatttatggtAACCTATGACTTTTCCATGACTCATTTATCTGTACCATTGtaggttattataaaattatgaaatagaaaaataccgtattttacgaaaaaaaaatcactagaCAACAGtctcaaaacaaatttattcagatccagaataaaatatttctgaagTTTTagcgttatttttgttttatactctgttatttttacaacttttttttcattttaataatacaagaataaaaataaaacactacaAAAGTAATAAAGTTCCCATCtgcattgttatattaatttggtTTCTCagcaataaatattgttatagccTGAGCAGTTATTTTTCATGGaaaatagtttttcaaataattataggaATATAGACTATGATAGTTTTCTTAAGTATTATAACAACAagtttaatcaaatttataatagatttttagaGTGTAAGTAATTTGTACAGTAATTGATTAGTTAAATGTAGTattgataaacaaataatagtataatgtattctaaatttatttatttatttattattaaatattacggaCAGtgtcaaattacaataaagtgacattgataaaaataagttattttaaataacagtttaaaatataaaatatagacttTAAAGAcgtataaaaacacaaaaattaacaaaatgatTACATAACAAGAGATTAAcagacaaaatatttatacaaatagaaTATTACATTGGCGAGTTTATTGCCTGTagacataaacatatttaaagactagaaatataggtagtttttattataaggaagggatataaaatatttctctgTCACGGGTATCATGAGGActgattttaaagttaaaaaggCTAAGTATGGAAGAGTcgtcaatgttattatttaataatttattaaatgtatttacttattctactttatttattatttcagattCTAATTCCCCTTAACGATTGGGAAGCCTCTAATAGGTCTGGTGATTGGAAActatcaacaaatatttttaaaaaaattaaagtcaaTTTAAGTTTCGGGGAAgaattaatatatgataatctAACGTTTTTAGAATCAAATTATCAAAACTGTCTGTACATTAATAAGATAGAGTTGTATACGTTAATGTTTAGATATCATAGGAAATATCACCAAGAtgattatgataaaatgtacgaatatataaaaaaggCTATGAATGAAATAGTCATTACACCTGAggtaaatctattttttaaaacttcattttttacatacctaaataatatttgatagttTTTAAGGAAATTCCAAcggtttataacaaatttaaaaacaattttacatattttttccgAGCGATATCGAATCACACTCAAAATTTCAAATCTATTtaagacttaaaaaatattttttacataatttacagtcaaaaatcaaaataatactaaatttataagaaatatatatttctggTAGTTTATCTAACCTTTGGTAGCTCTTATGATGATCCTTGTAAATTTATGTGAGACCTCTATAGGTCTGATGTgctcaaatttttgttttaaatgttattcatcCGGTTTTTTGGTGTTGGAAGTAAAAAACATACCCGAAAATTGCCATAGCTCCTTGATGTCCTTTGGTAGACCATATTCTTGAACGGTTTTTACTCTTTTCGCTGCTGGCATCCATAGTAATATCGATTCCTATAAAACGCACTTTATTTTGCCCAAAAACGCTTTTgtgaacattaatatttaaattaaatttagaaagtTGTTCGAATACCTTGCATAAATGTTCCTTACGTTGTTCCATATTGTCTGGATATCATCTTACACAAAAtagaattcaaaatttatatacatgtcGTTCACAAAACGTTGAAATATTCAAGCTGCATTTTTTAGTCAAAATGGCATTAGTACAAACTCAAATAggccaaaatttgtttttattgctgtattttatatgtcataactcataagcatTAATAGGTATTTGGTTATAAACACGCTTTAAATCtaatgtagaaaatattttcttaccaACAATTAGGTGGTTGAAGACTGGTGTAGTAATATCATTTAAACGTCTATAGTCAGTAGTCACACAAGATCTACATTTTTGGTTGCTCTTTTATGCCATTTGTAGTGGAGATGCCCAAGGACTATTAGATGGACTGCAAATTCCCAAATTCACCATATTCTGGAATTGTTTCTTAGCTGCAAATAGCTAGTCTTCTAGGTTTTTCAAATACAGGAAGCCCCTATGtttcaaatttcaatgaaatataatgtTTGATGCGTGGTTGTAGATGTATATGTCTGTGGTATAGATACTGTAGGGAACTCACGTAAAATGTCTGCAAAATTATGATTGTCAGAATACTACGTTCTAATTGAACACACAACTGCATTTgattgtatacctacctactgttgataatttaataatattgccaATTAATCTATGGTTGTAGATATCAACTAATAGGttgaattaatgtaaaaaatcagTACCTATGATTTACTTTTCAATGTCTGCTAATATAAAAGAAACGTCAAAGGTTAAGATTAATTGTTAATGTGACTTCACCGTAAGTATTTATTCTTGTGTTGTTTACTGCAGATAATTTAAGATTGGATGTTTATTAAACCTAACCTATCCGAGGCTGTCGTCTTGattcgtttaataaaatattaaatatacacgtTAAGTATACATCTTTTATACTATAGAAAatcgatcatattatattgtactaacTAAATTACCCGGTTCTGGCCGTGTGCAGTTTTACTTTCTCTAGATGAAATTCTTACATCAATACACATAGTTGtgttttaaagaataaaaatatgtattatcaatatttataattaatcgaAAGATAAATAGTTACAAATGATTCTAATGattctataataacaattataatttgtataatctaactttatttatgaatatttaaaattatataaattaaatcttcTTGGTTTACCACATTCAGAGTTTTATTTTGTGGGGCATAAACATATAAATGGGCATTTATTCAAGTTCTAGAAAATGCTACATTAATTGTCCGTATGCGAAACAGTTATTTTTCAAATCTACACCACAATAAGTTAAAGTCTGATCTTGTGCTTTGTTTATTGTCAttgcaaaataaactttaattgaaaatttaactcCCCCCTCTCTATCctattagacaaaaaaaaatgaaaaatcgggTGACATGGTGACACTAAGAAGAGTATTTGGAACATCTCTGTGAAAATAAGTTGGTAAAAAGTTAAATGGTGTCGTCACAAAATTTGAGCAAAAAAGtccagttattttatatataggtataaaggaAAATGATTTAATAGGACAATTAATAGTTGTTTGTTTATATTACACCTCGTAACACTATTGTACatcttataattatacttattttattaagtttattggtatactgtatatattatgtgcgattttattattatatacctttggTTTCTCCATATATCATCTGTGTACACAAATTTGAtcacattttatgaaatatttttgtcattaataattaaagtaatctttttttacaatattactgATGGACATTAAATCTGcagatgaatattttataatattattaactgtaatttattattagtccaggcaaattaaataaaatagcgGAAAAAAAAGCAGGAAAGCTGAATTTTGGTATACACCTTTATTAAAGGGTACTTAGTAACATACTAAAAGTCCCCTAAGATCTGATGACCGCTACCTCCGCTAGAGCGCGCTTTGTGCAagaaaaatcagtttttctcaaataactcggttattatttagattataagaaaaatacctatatactatattatagaagaggtaattacctataaaaaatgtacttacaaCATATTTTGTGGGATCAATATTTACCTTGATAA encodes the following:
- the LOC132927562 gene encoding uncharacterized protein LOC132927562 isoform X2 — protein: MYHIFHVLLGLLWLGLKIIHGEVIQCAIGGLTDEGLCDNLIEVLENYDENYKSKFDENEEYKKHAKVWYILFLRLQLDTVKRNDEYYGLSIRKTEKIEKLKKEEEEFDKSGYGSFPSSAVLLFRSYFLDHSIDENEKNKFKKWLTNDELWLSIDDDPLYKNYISMYKFLVFYHKSQNQYEKIIYLIEAIKRPVLSTEDRLLNYEAIKLISKDIVRFCIDSTELANNFEICKQFKEYKTKNENLMSKIIPKLHILHKLQNIPKEKFIEDLHTELNKDNYMIQQDVLHLIMNAAIDIDTKSNNYETNIENVKLAIRLLNSYVKGQKKILSNTRKCEQENLEITNEMANEKPKETIDEKTKVTDEDNTEKTDEENLEKKESIKINYDEESTTKYLTAQRINNLFIAYKWLIELNGVLSNNSQSDIYQNGLLNAIEDANNLMIKYKSVSDSIQLNVDEHFIYLKAKQKIKILIPLNDWEASNRSGDWKLSTNIFKKIKVNLSFGEELIYDNLTFLESNYQNCLYINKIELYTLMFRYHRKYHQDDYDKMYEYIKKAMNEIVITPEDRIKNLEAHELFTMFLIDRNEVAIKKANVTDIKTVYNDFLKDPDQH